A stretch of Lathyrus oleraceus cultivar Zhongwan6 chromosome 6, CAAS_Psat_ZW6_1.0, whole genome shotgun sequence DNA encodes these proteins:
- the LOC127095786 gene encoding uncharacterized protein LOC127095786 encodes MKKKDRGVVIIPCTIDDRSLKKALIDLGPSVSLMPLSIYKKLGIGVMQDARMTLQFVDHSVKKPYGIVEGVLVKIDKFVFPVDFVILEMPEDEEIPLIVGRPFLDTSRCLINIEEGTMTLKVYDEELNIDVRNTMKYKHDVGTSHTIEVLVQVIA; translated from the coding sequence ATGAAGAAGAAGGATCGAGGAGTTGTCATTATTCCTTGCACCATCGATGATAGGTCATTAAAAAAAGCTCTTATTGATTTAGGACCTAGTGTGAGTCTCATGccgttatccatttacaagaaacTGGGTATAGGGGTTATGCAAGATGCTAGGATGACACTTCAATTTGTCGATCATTCAGTTAAGAAACCTTATGGGATAGTTGAAGGTGTTCTAGTGAAGATTGACAAGTTTGTATTCCCGGTGGATTTCGTGATTCTAGAAATGCCTGAGGATGAAGAGATTCCTCTCATTGTTGGGAGACCCTTTTTAGATACTAGCAGATGTTTGATCAACATAGAGGAAGGTACTATGACTTTGAAGGTTTATGATGAGGAATTAAATATTGATGTTCGAAACACCATGAAATACAAACATGATGTTGGCACTAGTCATACCATAGAGGTTCTAGTTCAAGTGATTGCTTAA